From one Nitrospira sp. MA-1 genomic stretch:
- a CDS encoding HAMP domain-containing sensor histidine kinase: protein MGEDKNQIVSGILRARAELEQVLYEMEKLPAISESAVHFAAHALNNYLTVTGGTVELLLLMLADHPDKQIRTGLESLQQATNLMAHTVSRLVNTETGLDAEMRFEKVELPIMAQRFRLFYQRIADQKQIQCLLGSTGGVPPVWTDRVATAAALDNLFSNAVKYSPPGKRIWVDVVPQQDWVVCRVRDEGPGLSQEDQAKLFQRGVLLTPRPTGGEPSTGYGLAVAKELIEKVGGGIWCESVVGQGACFSFRLPQYQELVHGSGRTLPGLHENKEHESRTVRHT, encoded by the coding sequence ATGGGGGAAGATAAGAATCAAATCGTGTCCGGCATTCTCAGAGCCCGGGCGGAGTTGGAGCAGGTGTTGTACGAAATGGAGAAACTGCCGGCAATCAGTGAGAGTGCTGTCCATTTTGCCGCACATGCCCTGAACAATTATCTCACCGTGACCGGCGGAACGGTTGAATTACTCCTGTTGATGCTAGCGGACCATCCGGACAAGCAAATCCGCACCGGGCTTGAGTCCTTGCAACAGGCCACAAATTTGATGGCGCACACGGTCAGTCGACTGGTGAATACCGAGACCGGTCTGGACGCCGAAATGCGTTTCGAAAAGGTGGAGTTGCCGATCATGGCGCAGAGGTTTCGCCTCTTTTATCAACGCATTGCGGATCAGAAGCAGATTCAGTGTCTTTTGGGTTCCACGGGCGGTGTTCCTCCTGTGTGGACTGACCGTGTCGCCACCGCTGCTGCGTTGGATAACCTGTTCTCGAACGCCGTGAAGTACTCACCACCCGGGAAGCGAATATGGGTCGATGTGGTGCCCCAGCAGGATTGGGTGGTCTGTCGTGTTCGAGACGAGGGCCCGGGCCTGAGTCAGGAAGACCAGGCCAAACTCTTCCAGCGCGGAGTACTACTCACCCCTAGACCTACGGGAGGAGAGCCTTCAACAGGGTACGGCTTGGCGGTCGCCAAGGAACTGATCGAGAAGGTAGGGGGGGGGATCTGGTGTGAGAGCGTGGTGGGGCAGGGGGCCTGTTTCTCCTTTCGATTGCCTCAATACCAGGAACTGGTGCATGGATCCGGGCGGACGTTGCCGGGTTTACACGAGAACAAGGAGCATGAGAGCCGGACCGTACGCCACACCTGA
- a CDS encoding DUF2231 domain-containing protein, whose amino-acid sequence MGFLGGVAAAITGTWAEEAIKRTGIAKSMIETHEALAFVSLGIFGVLLWGRLVLRDKFRRKTSFSYFLIAAIRLGTLSAKGRYGGDLVYEQGLPL is encoded by the coding sequence GTGGGGTTTCTCGGAGGGGTTGCGGCCGCGATTACCGGCACCTGGGCAGAGGAGGCTATCAAAAGGACCGGAATTGCCAAATCGATGATTGAGACCCACGAGGCCCTCGCTTTTGTGAGCTTAGGAATTTTCGGAGTCCTCCTATGGGGTCGGCTGGTGCTGCGAGACAAATTTAGGCGGAAGACCTCGTTTTCGTATTTTTTGATTGCGGCAATCAGATTAGGCACACTAAGCGCCAAAGGTCGCTATGGGGGAGATTTGGTCTACGAGCAGGGGCTGCCCTTGTGA
- a CDS encoding type II toxin-antitoxin system Phd/YefM family antitoxin: protein MAHLPSSKAREGFADTINRVAYGNERVVLRRRGKEVAAVVPIADLRLLEELEDRMDLVDARAALAETKKKGAKSLDGILKELGL from the coding sequence ATGGCACATTTACCATCCAGCAAAGCACGAGAAGGATTTGCGGATACGATCAATCGTGTGGCATACGGCAACGAGCGCGTGGTGTTGCGCCGGCGCGGGAAAGAAGTCGCAGCCGTCGTCCCGATTGCCGACCTGCGATTGTTGGAAGAGTTGGAAGATCGAATGGACCTTGTCGACGCCAGAGCCGCCTTGGCTGAAACTAAGAAGAAAGGCGCGAAGTCCCTTGATGGGATTCTGAAGGAACTGGGTCTCTAA
- a CDS encoding DUF5615 family PIN-like protein — protein MILWIDAQLSPQLAPWLTITFSIPAQSVSSLGLRDASDLEIFQSARQAGATIMSKDQDFMDLVMVHGVPPQIIWVTCGNTSNAYLCTLLQRTFPTLLTLLKSGEPLVELSGRL, from the coding sequence TTGATTCTGTGGATCGACGCTCAACTGTCTCCTCAGTTAGCACCCTGGCTCACTATTACCTTTTCTATTCCCGCTCAATCCGTCTCCTCTCTCGGCCTTAGAGATGCCAGTGATCTGGAAATATTCCAATCCGCTCGACAAGCCGGTGCCACCATTATGAGTAAAGATCAGGATTTTATGGATTTGGTGATGGTGCATGGCGTCCCACCGCAAATCATTTGGGTTACGTGTGGGAACACGTCAAACGCCTACCTTTGCACCCTTCTTCAAAGGACATTCCCAACTCTACTGACGCTTCTGAAATCCGGTGAGCCTCTGGTTGAATTATCCGGCAGGCTCTAA
- a CDS encoding reverse transcriptase domain-containing protein, which yields MYLEDYLRKIIDEESDKLILRYHAYHNALHNEYLRNKKRISDPPKKTIKRPDYWQEDKKFNPFYVKRKSKSIACSIAKKISEQTYEPYPPHTKEIPKPGGGLRSIAVYQIPDAAVSRIFYNRLLAKNKHRFSSFSYAYRNDRNVHFAIQDIWLDISRDARSFIAEFDFSDFFGSISHDYLMAQYDENGFFISDEERHVINSFLKGRTRGIPQGTSISLFLANLVCWRLDLGLEREGLKFARYADDTVIWSPDYQRICKAFTIINEFSSLAGIPINAKKSDGINLLTKEDLPTELKSTKTKLDFLGYSISVTAVSIKDASLKKIKKQISYLLYRNLIQPLRGSELKGMIIPANDKDAALLTAIMQIRRYLYGGLTGQQLRNYLSGRTKRIYFKGILSFYPLVNDEEQLKALDGWLVSVICRSLKLRLKLLKKWKFDRSGIFPFNLPCSEIPERFKAKRIYGKSLLEIPSFMLIQRAMQKGLKHRGIESVMHPDSVDYDY from the coding sequence ATGTATTTAGAAGACTACCTCAGAAAAATAATTGATGAAGAATCAGATAAGCTGATTCTTCGATATCATGCATATCATAATGCCCTTCATAATGAGTATCTTCGAAACAAAAAAAGGATTTCGGATCCTCCCAAAAAGACCATAAAAAGGCCTGATTACTGGCAGGAAGATAAAAAGTTTAATCCTTTTTATGTCAAAAGAAAAAGTAAAAGCATAGCTTGCTCAATTGCTAAAAAAATATCAGAGCAGACTTACGAGCCATACCCCCCACATACAAAGGAGATTCCAAAGCCGGGTGGAGGTCTAAGGTCAATCGCCGTTTACCAGATACCTGATGCCGCAGTATCAAGAATTTTTTACAACCGTCTATTGGCTAAAAACAAACATAGGTTTAGTTCATTTTCTTATGCCTATAGGAATGATCGAAACGTTCATTTCGCTATTCAGGATATTTGGCTAGATATATCGAGAGACGCAAGATCATTTATCGCAGAGTTTGATTTTTCTGATTTTTTTGGATCAATTTCTCATGATTATTTGATGGCCCAATATGATGAGAACGGTTTTTTTATTAGTGACGAAGAAAGGCATGTGATCAATTCTTTCCTAAAGGGTAGAACGAGAGGGATTCCTCAAGGTACGTCGATCTCATTGTTCTTAGCCAACCTCGTATGTTGGAGGCTAGATCTAGGGCTTGAAAGAGAGGGTCTAAAATTTGCCCGGTATGCAGACGACACTGTGATTTGGAGTCCCGATTATCAAAGGATTTGCAAAGCCTTTACAATTATTAACGAGTTCTCTTCATTAGCCGGCATACCGATTAACGCTAAAAAATCAGATGGAATAAACCTATTAACAAAGGAAGATTTACCTACAGAACTCAAGAGCACCAAAACAAAGCTTGATTTTCTAGGTTATTCAATATCCGTGACCGCAGTATCTATAAAAGATGCATCATTGAAGAAGATCAAAAAGCAAATCTCATATTTGCTCTATAGAAATCTCATACAACCCTTACGAGGTAGTGAGCTGAAGGGTATGATAATCCCTGCGAATGATAAAGATGCAGCTTTGCTTACAGCTATAATGCAGATTAGGCGCTATTTGTATGGTGGGCTGACCGGTCAACAGCTAAGAAATTACTTAAGTGGCAGAACTAAAAGAATCTATTTTAAAGGGATTCTTAGTTTTTACCCATTGGTCAATGATGAAGAACAATTGAAAGCCTTGGATGGATGGCTTGTGTCTGTCATCTGCCGCTCTTTAAAACTACGATTGAAGTTGTTGAAGAAATGGAAATTTGATCGCTCTGGCATTTTCCCCTTTAACTTGCCGTGCTCTGAAATCCCCGAAAGATTTAAAGCCAAAAGAATATATGGGAAATCTTTGTTGGAAATCCCCAGTTTTATGCTAATCCAGCGTGCAATGCAAAAGGGGCTTAAGCATCGTGGGATAGAGAGTGTGATGCATCCAGATTCAGTGGATTATGACTACTGA
- a CDS encoding type II toxin-antitoxin system RelE/ParE family toxin: MAYSILLAPPAERQLKAFSQAVQKRLIKRLKTLQVNPRPQGVKKLSGEDDLYRVREGSYRIIYTIREKALIVLVLKIGDRKEVYRP; the protein is encoded by the coding sequence ATGGCCTATTCGATTCTCCTCGCCCCTCCTGCGGAAAGGCAGCTCAAGGCCTTTTCCCAAGCAGTTCAAAAGCGTCTGATTAAACGTCTCAAGACGCTGCAGGTCAACCCCCGTCCACAGGGCGTCAAGAAGCTGTCTGGTGAAGATGACCTGTACCGTGTTCGGGAGGGAAGCTATCGCATCATTTATACAATCCGCGAAAAGGCACTTATTGTCCTTGTTCTCAAGATCGGCGATAGAAAAGAAGTCTACCGCCCTTGA
- a CDS encoding putative addiction module antidote protein yields MNKSNAYQPDLIACLHDAGEVEENLNAALEEDDPELFLLALSNVAKAQGGVAQLAEKSKLNRENLYKILSGRGNPEFKSLDALLYACGFRFAMTTKR; encoded by the coding sequence ATGAACAAAAGTAACGCCTATCAACCAGACCTAATTGCATGCCTACATGATGCGGGTGAAGTCGAAGAAAATTTGAACGCAGCACTGGAGGAAGACGATCCTGAATTGTTTTTATTGGCGCTAAGCAATGTAGCCAAAGCTCAAGGGGGCGTGGCACAACTCGCCGAGAAGTCCAAACTTAATCGTGAAAACCTGTATAAGATCCTCTCTGGACGGGGAAATCCGGAATTCAAAAGTCTCGATGCACTTTTGTATGCGTGCGGATTCCGTTTCGCCATGACCACGAAACGTTAG
- a CDS encoding response regulator transcription factor, which yields MRILLVEDDSSVSGFIVKGLREEQYAVDLATDGEMGLAMAMTSSYDLIILDIMLPKMNGIDLCRRLRAKRQTTPILLLTAREAVEDRVTGLDTGADDYLTKPFAFAELLARLRALLRRGSAQPTPRLTIADLELDPVSHRISRAGQIIVLTNKEYSLLEYLMRNTGRVLTRTAITEHVWDIHYESVTNIVDVHIKTLRSKMDRDFSPQLIHTVRGIGYVLKIPDA from the coding sequence ATGCGTATTCTCTTAGTGGAAGATGATTCAAGTGTGTCAGGATTTATTGTGAAAGGTCTACGCGAGGAGCAATATGCTGTGGATCTTGCCACCGACGGTGAGATGGGATTAGCCATGGCCATGACCTCGTCCTATGACCTGATCATTCTGGATATCATGCTCCCAAAAATGAATGGCATTGATCTCTGCCGCCGGCTTCGAGCGAAACGCCAGACCACGCCCATTCTTCTGTTGACGGCACGGGAGGCCGTTGAAGATCGCGTGACCGGTTTGGATACCGGGGCAGATGATTATTTAACCAAACCGTTTGCCTTTGCTGAATTACTGGCACGTCTCAGAGCACTTCTCCGTCGTGGCAGTGCCCAGCCCACCCCCCGCCTCACAATCGCAGACCTGGAGCTGGATCCGGTTTCCCACCGTATTTCACGGGCAGGCCAGATCATCGTCCTGACCAACAAAGAATATTCTCTTCTGGAATATCTTATGAGAAATACGGGACGGGTATTGACCCGGACAGCCATTACTGAGCATGTATGGGACATTCACTATGAGTCCGTTACAAACATTGTCGATGTCCACATTAAAACCCTGCGTAGCAAAATGGACCGGGATTTTTCTCCACAGCTGATCCAT
- a CDS encoding PepSY domain-containing protein, with amino-acid sequence MKGIHTFSLLGASALLLTSLGLAIGDDGREKVAVANLPTSVTMEEAIKTATTQFPGKVIEAELESEDGKVIYEVEIVNAAGEIREIEIDDQSGKILSSELEDQEAHEKGASQKDCGEA; translated from the coding sequence ATGAAGGGAATCCACACATTCAGTCTATTGGGCGCCTCAGCTCTCTTGTTGACTTCCCTTGGATTGGCCATAGGTGATGACGGCCGGGAGAAGGTCGCCGTGGCCAATCTGCCCACTTCGGTCACCATGGAAGAAGCCATTAAAACCGCGACGACTCAATTTCCAGGAAAGGTGATTGAAGCCGAACTGGAAAGTGAAGACGGAAAAGTGATCTATGAAGTCGAGATTGTCAACGCTGCCGGAGAAATCAGGGAGATTGAGATTGACGACCAATCCGGAAAAATCCTGAGTTCTGAACTCGAGGACCAGGAAGCGCACGAGAAGGGCGCCTCTCAGAAGGATTGCGGAGAAGCCTAA
- a CDS encoding DUF433 domain-containing protein, protein MATIAERITVNVDQCGGRPCIRGMRIRVTDVLALLGNGLTPQQVLEELPDLEAEDIQACLKFASARVNHPMVTS, encoded by the coding sequence ATGGCTACTATTGCAGAACGTATTACTGTGAACGTTGACCAATGCGGTGGCCGTCCCTGTATCCGGGGAATGCGGATTCGTGTGACGGATGTCCTGGCCCTCTTGGGGAACGGGCTCACCCCTCAACAAGTCCTAGAAGAATTGCCCGATTTAGAAGCGGAAGATATTCAAGCCTGCCTTAAATTTGCCAGTGCGCGTGTGAACCATCCCATGGTTACCTCTTGA
- the ychF gene encoding redox-regulated ATPase YchF translates to MEIGIVGLPNVGKSTIFNALTSGNAAASNYPFTTIEPNVGVVAVPDPRLARLTELVKPKKTVPTSCRFVDIAGLVKGASQGEGLGNKFLANIREVDAILHMVRLFQDPDVVHTMGGVDYRRDIEVIETELMLADLDSLTKQYDKVTAKARSGDKASKEALVVLDILKNGLEAGKPARALGLEPEVLKNFFLLTTQPVLYVGNTDENPDPAILADFQAFAKERGSESVVICGKLESEIAQLSGEDREIFMKDLGMEQSGLEKVVVAAYKTLGLCSFLTSGVQEVRAWTIPIGAKAPQAAGVIHTDFEKGFIKADIYAFTDIDTHKSEAALREKGLIRSEGKEYVVKDGDVCHFKFNV, encoded by the coding sequence ATGGAAATTGGTATCGTCGGTCTACCCAACGTCGGCAAATCCACGATTTTTAACGCGTTGACCTCTGGAAACGCGGCCGCATCGAATTATCCATTTACGACAATCGAGCCGAACGTCGGCGTCGTAGCCGTTCCTGACCCGCGTCTTGCGCGCCTGACCGAGTTGGTCAAACCCAAGAAAACCGTGCCAACTTCCTGCCGTTTCGTCGATATTGCCGGTCTGGTGAAAGGGGCTTCCCAGGGTGAAGGCCTCGGGAATAAATTTCTCGCAAATATCCGCGAAGTCGACGCGATCCTTCACATGGTGCGTCTCTTTCAGGATCCCGACGTGGTGCACACCATGGGCGGCGTGGACTATCGGCGGGATATTGAAGTGATTGAAACCGAATTAATGCTCGCGGACCTGGACAGTCTCACCAAACAGTACGACAAGGTCACAGCCAAAGCGAGGTCCGGAGATAAGGCCTCGAAAGAGGCACTTGTGGTGCTCGATATCCTGAAGAATGGTCTTGAAGCGGGTAAGCCGGCGCGAGCACTGGGCCTCGAACCGGAAGTCCTCAAGAATTTTTTCCTGCTCACCACACAGCCCGTGCTCTATGTCGGGAATACCGATGAGAATCCGGATCCGGCGATCCTTGCGGACTTTCAGGCATTCGCCAAGGAGCGCGGATCGGAATCGGTCGTGATCTGTGGCAAACTCGAAAGTGAAATTGCTCAACTATCCGGTGAGGACCGCGAAATTTTCATGAAAGATTTGGGCATGGAGCAGAGCGGCTTGGAGAAGGTCGTCGTCGCCGCTTATAAAACACTCGGGCTCTGCTCGTTCCTCACCTCCGGAGTGCAGGAGGTCAGGGCCTGGACCATTCCCATTGGAGCCAAGGCCCCACAAGCGGCCGGGGTCATCCACACCGACTTCGAGAAGGGCTTTATCAAGGCCGACATTTACGCCTTCACGGACATCGACACCCACAAGTCGGAAGCCGCCCTGCGCGAGAAGGGCTTGATCCGCTCCGAAGGAAAAGAATACGTCGTCAAAGATGGCGACGTCTGCCACTTCAAGTTTAACGTCTAG
- a CDS encoding DUF2283 domain-containing protein — translation MKVKYFSDTDTAYIEFSNQDVVETKDINENILIDLDENGQLVGMTIEHADVQANLSEISFQQLTPKG, via the coding sequence ATGAAGGTAAAATATTTTTCTGACACGGACACCGCCTATATCGAATTTAGTAATCAAGATGTGGTGGAGACTAAAGATATTAATGAAAACATCCTGATTGACCTTGATGAAAATGGCCAGCTTGTTGGGATGACCATTGAACATGCCGATGTTCAAGCAAACCTTTCTGAAATTTCATTCCAACAACTGACCCCAAAAGGCTAA